In a single window of the Halolamina litorea genome:
- the gdhB gene encoding glutamate dehydrogenase GdhB — translation MSSTHDQSADGATEEPAEETALETALRQLHSAAEQLDVDPNIVERLKHPKKVHEVTVPIERDDGSVEVYTGYRAQHDSVRGPHKGGLRYHPDVTRDECVGLGMWMTWKCAVMDLPFGGAKGGIAVDSKDLSDAETERLTRRFAEELRNVIGPNTDIPAPDMGTGPQTMAWLMDAYSMQEGETTPGVVTGKPPLVGGSEGRDEAPGRSVAIIARKAAEHYDKPLSETSVAVQGYGSVGANAARLLDEWGAKIVAVSDVNGGIYDPNGLDTASIPSHHEQPEGVLGHPAPEEVTNDELLELDVDVLIPAAVGNVLTEANAGDVEADIVVEGANGPTTSGADEILNERSVPVIPDILANAGGVTVSYFEWLQDINRRSWSLERVNDELEAEMLDAWNTVAERRREYDVPWREAAYIVALSRVADAHEARGLWP, via the coding sequence ATGTCCTCTACACACGATCAGTCAGCCGACGGTGCGACCGAGGAGCCTGCCGAGGAGACGGCCCTCGAAACCGCCCTCCGACAGCTACACAGCGCCGCCGAACAGCTCGACGTCGACCCGAACATCGTCGAGCGACTCAAACACCCGAAGAAGGTCCACGAAGTGACGGTTCCCATCGAACGGGACGACGGGTCGGTCGAGGTGTACACCGGCTACAGAGCCCAACACGACTCCGTCAGGGGGCCACACAAGGGCGGACTGCGGTACCACCCGGACGTCACGAGGGACGAGTGTGTCGGGCTCGGGATGTGGATGACGTGGAAGTGTGCGGTCATGGACCTCCCCTTCGGCGGCGCGAAGGGCGGCATCGCGGTCGACTCGAAGGATCTCAGCGACGCGGAGACCGAACGGTTGACCAGACGGTTCGCCGAAGAACTGCGGAACGTCATCGGGCCGAACACGGACATCCCGGCGCCGGACATGGGGACCGGCCCGCAGACGATGGCGTGGCTGATGGACGCTTACTCGATGCAGGAAGGCGAGACGACCCCCGGCGTCGTCACCGGCAAACCCCCGCTCGTCGGTGGGAGTGAGGGCCGTGACGAGGCACCCGGACGGAGCGTCGCGATCATCGCCCGTAAAGCGGCCGAACACTACGACAAACCGCTCTCGGAGACCAGCGTCGCCGTGCAGGGGTACGGGAGCGTCGGGGCCAACGCCGCCCGCTTACTCGACGAGTGGGGAGCGAAGATCGTCGCCGTCAGCGACGTGAACGGCGGCATCTACGACCCGAACGGGCTCGACACCGCCTCGATCCCGTCACACCACGAGCAGCCCGAAGGGGTGCTGGGCCATCCGGCCCCGGAAGAGGTGACGAACGACGAACTGCTCGAACTGGACGTCGACGTGCTGATCCCGGCCGCCGTCGGGAACGTCCTCACCGAAGCCAACGCGGGGGACGTCGAGGCCGACATCGTCGTCGAGGGGGCGAACGGCCCGACGACCAGCGGTGCCGACGAGATACTCAACGAGCGCTCGGTGCCAGTCATCCCGGACATCCTCGCCAACGCTGGCGGGGTGACCGTCAGCTACTTCGAGTGGCTGCAGGACATCAATCGCCGGTCGTGGTCGCTCGAACGGGTCAACGACGAACTGGAGGCGGAGATGCTGGACGCGTGGAACACGGTCGCGGAGCGCCGCCGGGAGTACGACGTGCCGTGGCGGGAGGCGGCGTACATCGTCGCCCTCTCGCGGGTCGCCGACGCCCACGAGGCGAGGGGGCTCTGGCCGTGA
- a CDS encoding ABC transporter substrate-binding protein translates to MSDDDRLRLFHLPFSFMLPQRVASERGYFADEGLDAELVERERSDVEWKYIPAEERLTDDYGIDVYPICKWESLKRTWEMGDGRVVAKGTFADQPYSVFTRRDDITDPSDLAGVPVGINERTGQEYTAMRALEEHMAPEAVELVHHGMPTDRLQALDDGEVDAVILIEPHSTLAERLGFERVLEFENHMGIVGGEGLDRETFAGFMRAFGRAVGEINAHPDRYREAYLSMLRSEEDEAPELFAGIDLDAVEAELSVPEYDVPQLATGDELDEHLRWMQRRELVDDDADIDAIVADGGE, encoded by the coding sequence ATGTCAGACGACGACCGACTCCGACTGTTCCACCTGCCGTTCTCGTTCATGCTGCCCCAGCGGGTGGCCAGCGAGCGCGGCTACTTCGCCGACGAGGGCCTCGACGCCGAGCTCGTCGAACGCGAACGCAGCGACGTTGAGTGGAAGTACATCCCCGCCGAGGAGCGCCTGACCGACGACTACGGAATCGACGTCTACCCGATCTGCAAGTGGGAGAGCCTCAAGCGGACGTGGGAGATGGGCGACGGTCGTGTCGTCGCGAAGGGAACCTTCGCCGACCAGCCATACAGCGTGTTCACCCGACGCGACGACATCACCGATCCGTCGGACCTCGCCGGCGTTCCGGTCGGCATCAACGAACGGACCGGGCAGGAGTACACCGCGATGCGGGCGCTGGAGGAGCACATGGCCCCCGAGGCCGTCGAACTCGTCCACCACGGGATGCCGACCGACCGCCTGCAAGCCCTCGACGACGGCGAGGTCGACGCCGTGATCCTGATCGAGCCTCACAGTACGCTGGCCGAACGGCTCGGCTTCGAGCGCGTCCTGGAGTTCGAGAACCACATGGGGATCGTCGGCGGCGAGGGGCTCGACCGCGAGACGTTCGCCGGGTTCATGCGGGCGTTCGGCCGCGCGGTCGGGGAGATCAACGCCCATCCCGACCGCTACCGCGAGGCGTACCTCTCGATGCTCCGATCCGAGGAGGACGAGGCGCCGGAGCTGTTCGCCGGCATCGACCTCGACGCCGTCGAAGCCGAGCTTTCGGTGCCGGAGTACGACGTGCCCCAACTGGCCACCGGCGACGAACTCGACGAACACTTGCGCTGGATGCAGCGCCGCGAACTGGTGGACGACGACGCCGATATCGACGCCATCGTCGCCGACGGGGGTGAGTGA
- a CDS encoding ABC transporter substrate-binding protein, producing the protein MGIEDQQAAIDAEHGDPEGLPVMRARFEHNGSPRYMLYTMKRLGLDHEHGFHLDFELVSDELEGEVETVEAKLQDGEADLIDIDYISTARERAEGAPIVAFYPYGRTVGGLVAHEDSDIDSLADLQGKDVGVVRRLDKNWILVRAATREQYGFDADEAATPIEAGSKVELTRMIREGEVDAVLQFWPIVPEITETGPYEEVLPMAELVQDLSGTDNKLPISTFLTSEEYLDHHRETARAFASAYRATVDRLVEDDEPWEVVGEKLMTHDDPEIVRAVRDGWRDMVVRDWDEETIDGMEELFDSLYAIGGTDALGVDHIPDGMFRLLE; encoded by the coding sequence GTGGGGATCGAAGACCAACAGGCTGCCATCGACGCCGAACACGGCGACCCTGAGGGGCTGCCGGTCATGCGGGCCCGCTTCGAGCACAACGGCAGCCCGCGGTACATGCTTTACACGATGAAGCGGCTCGGCCTCGACCACGAGCACGGCTTCCACCTCGACTTCGAGTTGGTCTCGGACGAACTCGAAGGCGAAGTCGAGACCGTCGAGGCGAAGCTACAGGACGGCGAGGCCGACCTGATCGACATCGACTACATCTCGACGGCCCGCGAGCGCGCCGAGGGCGCGCCGATCGTCGCGTTCTACCCCTACGGCCGAACCGTCGGCGGCCTCGTCGCCCACGAGGACAGCGACATCGACTCGCTCGCCGACCTGCAGGGGAAGGACGTCGGCGTCGTTCGTCGGCTCGACAAGAACTGGATCCTCGTCCGTGCGGCGACCCGGGAGCAGTACGGCTTCGACGCGGACGAGGCGGCGACGCCGATCGAGGCCGGCTCGAAGGTCGAACTCACGCGGATGATCCGCGAGGGCGAGGTCGACGCCGTCCTGCAGTTCTGGCCGATCGTCCCCGAGATCACCGAGACCGGCCCCTACGAGGAGGTGCTCCCGATGGCCGAGCTCGTACAGGACCTCTCGGGCACCGACAACAAGCTCCCGATTTCGACGTTCCTGACGAGCGAGGAGTACCTGGACCACCACCGCGAGACGGCCCGCGCGTTCGCCAGCGCATACCGAGCGACCGTCGACCGCCTCGTCGAGGACGACGAGCCGTGGGAGGTCGTCGGCGAGAAGCTGATGACCCACGACGACCCGGAGATCGTCCGGGCGGTCCGTGACGGTTGGCGCGACATGGTCGTTCGGGACTGGGACGAGGAGACGATCGACGGGATGGAGGAGCTGTTCGACTCGCTGTACGCCATCGGCGGCACCGACGCGCTCGGTGTGGACCACATCCCCGACGGGATGTTCCGACTGCTCGAGTAA
- a CDS encoding rubrerythrin-like domain-containing protein codes for MNDTDASDRESAYECFECGTIHRSASQPIHCPDCGGQMRNRETALE; via the coding sequence ATGAACGACACAGACGCCTCCGACCGAGAGAGCGCTTACGAGTGCTTCGAGTGCGGAACGATCCACCGCTCGGCATCGCAGCCGATCCACTGCCCTGACTGTGGTGGGCAGATGCGCAACCGCGAAACGGCTCTCGAGTGA
- a CDS encoding bacterio-opsin activator domain-containing protein — protein sequence MSEDQSVFQDAAVLVAGSEPWMPAFVAALEEQTSASVHRAATAADAKARFRADEFCCVVGAKTVGETDGVTFLAELQEETAAFPTVLATDDGSERLASSAVSAGITDYVPIEDPVDDAVDDLVERTRRAVWSARRTATRRERAQQFEAVFQDTRAATWVLDDGGRLSRVNKAAREMVDEPVDALVGELFSELPWWEGEPSLSADVAALVERGLNGGFGDAVVVGAEDADDPRILELSVHPVENARGEVVSVVVEGIDVSQRVRLDRDLRQSEQLHRATLKYMTDTVLMTDEDGSYVYVCPNVHFIFGYSAAEIHDQQPVEELLGEDLFDREELASKGVLKNIETTVTDKTGQEHTLLVNVREVSIQDGRILYTCRDITERKQREEALATLQATAREFLYAETPPAIAQHVVDDTPGVLNLDSSAVYLFDAETNTLELSSSSERMAQLHNPAKRVAASADDPVSQCFVENEARFFEDVHDAAAFGDPTSGLHQVGYAPLGDHGVFVFGSDTAGPFDDITRELADLLAATAEAAFDRVSRESTLRTQERELTRRNEQLHSLNRINEIIREIDQAIVQAETREEVEHMVCRLLAAEDRFTFAWVGSPDVTSAHVEPRSWDGREEGYLNGPAFRIEGEGVEPAGRAVATGQPAVVDNVAEGLRTESWRKAALSRDYLSVISIPLTYNDLSYGALTVYADEQQAFDDRTKDVLTELGETIASAISAVERKNALLSTSMTRVTFEVDDPQFVLSKIARETGSTLVYQGGVRRHAEGNDVFVTVNDGDPVAVEATAADLVAIRDVRRISTEGAETVLRLRFSERFLAVELAEHGAVFRSAKATPTETTVVIDAPESVDVRRVSRLVRERFDGVQLLSKQRLDQSAERDLYSRFLEKLTDRQFEVVQTAYYGGYFESPRASSGEEVASTLGISSTAFYQHVRTVQRKLFATLFEEVGATVAE from the coding sequence ATGAGCGAGGATCAATCGGTGTTCCAGGACGCCGCCGTACTCGTCGCCGGGTCGGAGCCGTGGATGCCGGCGTTCGTGGCGGCGCTCGAGGAACAAACGTCCGCGAGCGTCCACAGGGCGGCGACCGCGGCGGACGCGAAGGCACGGTTTCGCGCCGACGAGTTCTGCTGTGTCGTCGGTGCGAAAACGGTCGGGGAGACAGACGGGGTGACGTTCCTCGCAGAACTCCAGGAGGAGACCGCAGCGTTCCCGACCGTACTAGCGACCGACGACGGTAGCGAACGGCTCGCGAGCAGTGCCGTCTCGGCCGGGATTACCGACTACGTTCCGATCGAGGACCCCGTCGACGACGCCGTCGACGACCTTGTCGAACGAACGAGGCGGGCCGTCTGGTCCGCGAGGCGGACGGCGACCCGGCGGGAGCGCGCACAGCAGTTCGAAGCCGTCTTTCAGGACACGCGTGCGGCGACGTGGGTACTCGACGATGGTGGTCGTCTGAGCCGGGTCAACAAGGCTGCACGCGAGATGGTCGACGAGCCCGTCGACGCCCTGGTCGGCGAACTGTTCAGTGAACTCCCGTGGTGGGAGGGAGAACCGAGCCTCAGTGCCGACGTTGCGGCCCTCGTCGAGAGGGGGCTGAACGGGGGCTTCGGCGATGCGGTCGTCGTCGGCGCCGAGGACGCCGACGACCCACGGATCCTCGAACTGTCGGTCCATCCGGTCGAGAACGCACGGGGTGAGGTGGTGTCGGTCGTCGTCGAAGGGATCGATGTCTCACAGCGCGTCCGGCTCGACCGCGACCTCAGGCAGTCCGAACAGCTCCACCGGGCGACGTTGAAGTACATGACCGATACCGTCCTCATGACCGACGAGGACGGATCGTACGTCTACGTCTGCCCGAACGTTCACTTCATCTTCGGGTACAGTGCCGCGGAGATCCACGACCAGCAACCGGTCGAAGAGCTGCTCGGGGAGGACCTGTTCGACCGCGAGGAGTTGGCCTCGAAGGGTGTGCTGAAGAACATCGAGACGACGGTCACCGACAAGACGGGCCAAGAGCACACGCTGCTGGTCAACGTGCGGGAGGTCTCGATTCAGGACGGACGCATCCTCTATACGTGCCGGGACATCACTGAGCGAAAGCAGCGTGAGGAGGCCCTTGCGACGCTCCAGGCGACCGCGAGGGAGTTCCTCTACGCCGAGACGCCCCCGGCGATCGCACAGCACGTCGTCGACGACACGCCCGGCGTGTTGAACCTCGATTCGAGCGCGGTGTACCTCTTCGACGCCGAGACGAACACGCTGGAGCTGTCGAGCAGTTCCGAGCGGATGGCGCAACTACACAACCCCGCCAAACGCGTCGCCGCGAGCGCCGACGACCCCGTGAGTCAGTGTTTCGTGGAGAACGAGGCGCGCTTCTTCGAGGACGTGCACGACGCCGCGGCCTTCGGCGATCCGACGAGTGGGCTCCACCAGGTCGGCTACGCACCGCTGGGCGACCACGGCGTCTTCGTGTTCGGCTCCGACACGGCCGGTCCGTTCGACGACATCACCAGAGAGCTTGCTGACCTGCTCGCAGCAACCGCGGAAGCAGCCTTCGACCGGGTCTCCCGGGAATCGACGCTTCGAACGCAGGAGCGCGAACTGACGCGGCGCAACGAGCAGCTTCACTCGCTCAACCGGATCAACGAAATCATTCGAGAGATCGATCAAGCGATCGTCCAAGCCGAAACGCGCGAAGAGGTCGAGCACATGGTCTGTCGCCTCCTCGCCGCCGAGGACCGCTTCACGTTCGCGTGGGTGGGCTCGCCGGACGTCACGTCGGCCCACGTCGAACCGCGGAGTTGGGACGGCCGGGAGGAGGGGTACCTGAACGGCCCGGCGTTCCGGATCGAGGGAGAGGGCGTGGAACCGGCCGGCCGTGCCGTCGCTACCGGACAGCCCGCGGTCGTCGACAACGTCGCCGAAGGGCTCCGAACGGAGTCGTGGCGCAAGGCGGCGCTCTCGCGTGATTACCTCTCGGTTATCAGTATCCCGCTGACGTACAACGACCTCTCCTACGGCGCGCTGACCGTCTACGCCGACGAGCAGCAGGCCTTCGACGACCGGACGAAGGACGTACTGACGGAGTTGGGCGAGACGATCGCGTCCGCGATCAGTGCCGTCGAGCGGAAGAACGCCCTCCTCTCGACGTCGATGACGCGGGTGACGTTCGAGGTGGACGACCCGCAGTTCGTCCTCTCGAAGATCGCCCGCGAAACGGGTTCGACCCTCGTGTACCAGGGTGGTGTCCGACGGCACGCGGAGGGCAACGACGTCTTCGTCACGGTGAACGACGGCGACCCCGTGGCCGTGGAGGCCACGGCGGCGGACCTCGTCGCCATCCGGGACGTCCGCCGGATCAGTACCGAGGGGGCCGAAACGGTACTCAGACTTCGGTTCTCGGAACGGTTCCTGGCGGTCGAACTCGCGGAACACGGCGCCGTCTTCAGGAGCGCGAAGGCGACGCCAACGGAGACGACCGTCGTCATCGACGCCCCCGAGAGCGTCGACGTGCGGCGGGTCTCCCGCCTCGTGCGCGAGCGGTTCGACGGCGTCCAACTGCTGTCTAAGCAGCGACTCGATCAGTCGGCCGAACGGGACCTCTACTCGCGGTTCCTAGAGAAGCTCACCGACCGACAGTTCGAGGTCGTCCAGACCGCGTACTACGGCGGCTACTTCGAGTCGCCCAGAGCCAGCAGCGGTGAGGAGGTCGCGTCGACGCTCGGGATCTCCTCGACAGCGTTCTACCAACACGTCAGAACAGTTCAGCGGAAGCTCTTTGCCACCCTGTTCGAGGAGGTCGGTGCGACGGTGGCGGAGTAG
- a CDS encoding cupin domain-containing protein, protein MNRVTTDERSPTTVSEGVALADLARGERASMKFWRVEPGATLPTHRHDNEQIGYVISGALTAVLDDETRPLPAGTSYAFESGELHGAENRGEEPAVGIGVLSPPRDEPDWGEADD, encoded by the coding sequence ATGAACCGAGTGACCACGGATGAACGATCCCCGACGACGGTTTCCGAGGGCGTCGCCCTCGCTGACTTAGCCCGCGGTGAACGCGCATCGATGAAGTTCTGGCGCGTCGAACCGGGGGCAACGCTCCCGACTCACCGTCACGACAACGAACAGATCGGCTACGTGATCAGCGGCGCGCTGACCGCGGTACTCGACGACGAGACCCGTCCCCTGCCCGCGGGGACCTCCTACGCCTTCGAGAGCGGCGAGCTTCACGGCGCCGAGAACCGAGGTGAGGAACCAGCGGTCGGCATCGGTGTCCTCTCGCCGCCGCGAGACGAACCTGACTGGGGGGAGGCTGACGACTGA
- a CDS encoding VOC family protein, with translation MEGVDHLNVAVDDLAVCYPFYRDTLGLTVDRPPADFHGEHAMFSVGDTTFTLVESGRADGWTAADLDHPLDKAHVAFETDRDRYETLVDRLDDQFPKQGPYDWGETEGFYFLDPDGNLLEVVTREPPTDTERTLLTHDDV, from the coding sequence ATGGAGGGCGTCGATCACCTCAACGTCGCCGTCGACGACCTCGCCGTGTGCTACCCGTTTTACCGGGATACGCTCGGCCTCACCGTCGATCGACCCCCGGCCGACTTCCACGGCGAGCACGCGATGTTCTCCGTCGGCGACACCACGTTCACGCTCGTCGAGAGCGGCCGCGCAGACGGCTGGACGGCGGCCGACCTCGACCATCCGCTGGACAAGGCCCACGTGGCCTTCGAGACCGACCGCGACCGGTACGAGACGCTGGTGGACCGACTCGACGATCAGTTCCCCAAACAGGGCCCTTACGACTGGGGGGAGACTGAGGGGTTCTACTTCCTCGACCCGGACGGGAACCTCCTCGAAGTGGTGACCCGGGAGCCGCCCACCGACACCGAGCGGACGCTCCTGACCCACGACGACGTGTAG